In Luteitalea sp. TBR-22, one genomic interval encodes:
- a CDS encoding acido-empty-quinoprotein group A has product MKRLVLVLLAAACLVTTVVAQQGGLTVAQILKPSTSSWPTYNGDYSGRRFSTLTSITDSNVQHLSLAWLYDLPSPGGTIKATPVQVDGVLYFTIPDHAYAVEARTGREIWHYTWTRNRGGIHIGNRGVAVLGDSVYFVTPDCNLVALDIATGKERWFTEYCSTEMVYYGSVAPVVVKDKLIVGVSGDDLDQPAYLDARSPADGSLIWRWYVTPQKEGDPGLDTWPNLDMAQHGGGMTWQPITYDPDTNTIYVTTGNPQPVVAYKNREGANLYTASLVALDADTGKMKWYFQASPHDTHDWDATQTPVLIDGTVNGAPRKLVALAARNGHFFVLDRLTGKNLVSAEYVKTNWSKGYDAKGQPIPNPDKRPQVAGALVTPNQGGATNWFSPSFSPQTGLFYVNASRAFSVWYVYDASDNPMGWGGTDRGGYAEQGQLKAIDYKTGKVRWSVPRYGGNSGLLSTAGNVVFGSGANGLAAFNATTGQALWDSRIGNVTNGPITYELDGRQYVVAGAGSRLAAFVMNP; this is encoded by the coding sequence GTGAAGCGCCTCGTCCTCGTGCTCCTCGCGGCCGCGTGCCTGGTCACGACCGTGGTCGCGCAGCAAGGCGGCCTCACCGTCGCGCAGATCCTGAAGCCCTCGACCTCGTCGTGGCCGACCTACAACGGCGACTACTCGGGCCGCCGGTTCAGCACGCTCACGTCGATCACCGACAGCAACGTGCAGCACCTCAGCCTGGCGTGGCTGTACGACCTGCCGTCCCCTGGCGGCACCATCAAGGCCACCCCGGTGCAGGTCGACGGCGTGCTCTACTTCACGATCCCCGACCACGCGTATGCGGTCGAGGCCCGTACCGGCCGCGAGATCTGGCACTACACCTGGACGCGCAACCGCGGCGGCATCCACATCGGCAACCGCGGCGTCGCCGTCCTCGGCGACTCGGTGTACTTCGTGACGCCCGACTGCAACCTCGTGGCGCTGGACATCGCCACGGGCAAGGAGCGCTGGTTCACCGAGTACTGCTCGACCGAGATGGTCTACTACGGCTCGGTCGCGCCAGTCGTCGTGAAGGACAAGCTGATCGTCGGCGTCAGCGGCGACGACCTCGACCAGCCGGCATACCTCGACGCGCGCAGTCCCGCGGACGGATCGCTGATCTGGCGCTGGTACGTGACGCCGCAGAAGGAGGGCGACCCAGGCCTGGACACCTGGCCGAACCTCGACATGGCGCAGCACGGCGGCGGCATGACCTGGCAGCCGATCACCTACGACCCCGACACGAACACGATCTACGTGACCACCGGCAACCCGCAGCCGGTGGTGGCCTACAAGAACCGCGAGGGCGCGAACCTGTACACCGCGTCGCTCGTGGCACTGGACGCCGACACCGGCAAGATGAAGTGGTACTTCCAGGCCTCGCCGCACGACACGCACGACTGGGACGCCACCCAGACGCCGGTGCTGATCGACGGCACGGTGAACGGCGCGCCGCGCAAGCTCGTGGCCCTCGCCGCGCGCAACGGCCACTTCTTCGTCCTCGACCGCCTGACGGGCAAGAACCTGGTGTCGGCCGAGTACGTGAAGACCAACTGGTCGAAGGGCTACGACGCGAAGGGCCAGCCGATCCCGAACCCCGACAAGCGTCCACAGGTGGCAGGCGCCCTGGTGACGCCGAACCAGGGCGGCGCCACCAACTGGTTCTCGCCGAGCTTCAGCCCGCAGACCGGCCTCTTCTACGTCAACGCCTCGCGTGCCTTCAGCGTCTGGTACGTCTACGACGCGAGCGACAACCCGATGGGGTGGGGCGGTACCGACCGCGGCGGCTACGCCGAGCAGGGACAGTTGAAGGCGATCGACTACAAGACCGGCAAGGTCCGCTGGAGCGTGCCCCGCTACGGGGGCAATTCCGGGCTCCTGTCGACGGCAGGCAACGTCGTCTTCGGGTCCGGCGCCAACGGCCTGGCGGCCTTCAACGCGACCACCGGGCAGGCGCTGTGGGATTCGCGCATCGGCAACGTGACCAACGGCCCGATCACCTACGAACTCGACGGACGTCAGTACGTGGTCGCCGGGGCGGGCAGCCGACTGGCGGCCTTCGTGATGAACCCGTGA
- a CDS encoding c-type cytochrome, with translation MRNVRSLMVAAVVATLGLGLTVSARQGPPAGQQPQEIRVTMPRADGPVVQIPRTPVVDQEAHDRGRAIWARECVDCHGTQARGGDGGGPNIIRTKTVNYDRSAPVAGSVLGPFLKAGHKTQSGTPSASFSEADVVALAHFLRQRVNDTMRGSAVFTVGDILVGDRAAGEAYFNGAGKCATCHTATSKSLAGIGKRFPAPVDIQQRMLFPGSGPQRRGAAAAGAGPNPNAITATVTPPGGQSVSGVLLEQSDFFVTLRLADGRVRAVRKVPGTTVQTVNPLQAHIDLLDVITDTQIHDLVAYLESLK, from the coding sequence ATGCGAAACGTGCGTTCGTTGATGGTGGCGGCGGTCGTGGCCACCCTCGGCCTGGGCCTGACGGTCTCGGCCCGGCAGGGGCCACCCGCGGGCCAGCAGCCACAGGAGATCCGGGTCACCATGCCCCGGGCCGACGGTCCGGTGGTGCAGATTCCGCGCACGCCCGTCGTCGACCAGGAGGCGCACGACCGCGGGCGCGCCATCTGGGCCCGCGAGTGCGTCGACTGCCACGGCACGCAGGCGCGTGGGGGCGACGGCGGCGGGCCGAACATCATCCGCACGAAGACGGTGAACTACGACCGCTCTGCGCCGGTCGCAGGAAGCGTACTCGGACCCTTCCTCAAGGCCGGGCACAAGACACAGAGCGGCACGCCGAGTGCCAGCTTCTCCGAGGCCGATGTGGTCGCCCTCGCGCACTTCCTGCGGCAGCGGGTCAACGACACGATGCGCGGGTCGGCGGTGTTCACCGTCGGCGACATCCTGGTCGGCGATCGCGCGGCCGGCGAGGCCTACTTCAACGGCGCCGGCAAGTGCGCGACCTGCCACACCGCCACCTCGAAGAGCCTGGCCGGGATCGGCAAGCGCTTCCCGGCGCCGGTCGACATCCAGCAGCGGATGCTGTTCCCCGGCAGCGGGCCGCAGCGCCGCGGGGCGGCGGCCGCCGGTGCCGGGCCGAACCCGAACGCGATCACCGCCACCGTGACGCCGCCAGGAGGGCAGTCGGTTTCCGGCGTCCTGCTCGAGCAGAGCGACTTCTTCGTCACGCTGCGCCTCGCCGACGGCCGCGTCCGCGCCGTGCGCAAGGTGCCGGGCACGACGGTGCAGACGGTCAACCCCCTGCAGGCACACATCGACCTGCTCGACGTGATCACCGACACCCAGATCCACGATCTGGTGGCCTACCTGGAGTCCCTCAAGTGA
- a CDS encoding zf-HC2 domain-containing protein, giving the protein MTDGENTRVTCQDVPRALDAQLTGTLDRAGAEALDAHLATCGACRAEVAAARRLQAELRLLGAEGPSPRAWERIAERLEADPEFQRRAGAALDEAQARRGFDWRWVALAATLVLVIAGSLFMMRRSLGPAPAPAVATAPSPGGASAADPMATIEGELDLAAKHYENAIAGLEKVAAESETPLDPTLMATVKENLDVIDRAIDDSRQALRADPQSQLAQESLFDAFRRKVALLQDTIALMNEMRKGNPSRATEIASGLNKG; this is encoded by the coding sequence ATGACCGACGGGGAGAACACACGCGTGACCTGCCAGGACGTGCCTCGGGCGCTCGACGCGCAGCTGACGGGCACGCTCGATCGGGCGGGGGCCGAGGCGCTGGACGCCCACCTCGCGACGTGCGGCGCCTGCCGGGCGGAGGTTGCCGCCGCGCGGCGGCTGCAGGCGGAGCTGCGGCTGCTGGGAGCGGAGGGCCCGTCGCCTCGGGCCTGGGAACGCATCGCCGAGCGGCTGGAAGCCGATCCCGAGTTCCAGCGACGGGCTGGCGCGGCGCTCGACGAGGCGCAGGCCCGTCGCGGATTCGACTGGCGGTGGGTCGCCCTGGCCGCGACGTTGGTGCTGGTGATCGCGGGGTCGCTGTTCATGATGCGCCGATCGCTCGGGCCGGCCCCGGCGCCGGCCGTGGCCACCGCGCCCTCGCCCGGCGGGGCGTCCGCGGCCGACCCGATGGCCACCATCGAGGGCGAGCTGGACCTGGCCGCCAAGCACTACGAGAACGCCATTGCCGGCCTCGAGAAGGTGGCGGCCGAGAGCGAGACGCCCCTGGATCCGACGCTCATGGCCACCGTGAAGGAGAACCTGGACGTGATCGACCGGGCCATCGACGACAGCCGGCAGGCGCTCCGGGCCGACCCGCAGAGCCAGCTGGCGCAGGAGAGCCTGTTCGACGCCTTCCGTCGCAAGGTGGCGCTGCTGCAGGACACCATCGCGCTGATGAACGAGATGCGCAAGGGCAACCCGTCGCGTGCGACGGAGATCGCCTCGGGACTGAACAAGGGATGA
- a CDS encoding RNA polymerase sigma factor, with protein sequence MPVTSHAADVRLAARCRAGDLAAFEELYRAHSPRLYAVAYRMLGHAQDAEDLLQEIFLLAFRKMDSYKGDASLGTWLYRLGVNACLDRLRSRARRNEQQTEWLDDELPPVAATSDGGPGLLHRLDLERALRELPPGCRAAFLLHDVEGFEHREVASMLGIAEGTSKSQVHKARARLRRLLGDGAAAASRSIQG encoded by the coding sequence ATGCCAGTGACGAGTCATGCCGCCGACGTGCGGCTCGCCGCCCGATGCCGCGCCGGAGATCTCGCGGCGTTCGAGGAGTTGTACCGGGCCCACAGCCCGCGACTCTACGCGGTGGCGTATCGCATGCTCGGCCATGCCCAGGATGCGGAAGACCTGCTCCAGGAGATATTCCTGCTGGCCTTCCGCAAGATGGACTCGTACAAGGGCGACGCGTCGCTCGGCACCTGGTTGTACCGCCTCGGGGTGAACGCCTGCCTCGACAGGCTGCGCAGCCGGGCGCGGCGCAACGAGCAGCAGACCGAGTGGCTCGACGACGAACTGCCGCCGGTGGCGGCGACCTCGGACGGCGGTCCGGGGCTGCTGCACCGGCTGGACCTCGAGCGGGCCTTGCGGGAGTTGCCGCCGGGGTGTCGCGCGGCCTTCCTGCTGCACGACGTGGAAGGGTTCGAGCATCGTGAAGTGGCGTCGATGCTGGGGATTGCCGAGGGGACATCGAAGTCGCAGGTGCACAAGGCGCGGGCGCGCCTGAGGCGCTTGCTGGGAGACGGGGCGGCCGCGGCGAGCCGCTCCATCCAGGGATGA
- the rodA gene encoding rod shape-determining protein RodA — translation MFEQRLYKHLDWFLFGAVLLLCAVGLLMIYSTTYDPIRERVGREFYTQLSACGIGLVAMALVLLIDYRTLSEYAPVFYVGVAVLLLYVLFFGVVAGGSRRWISLVVFNLQPSEFAKAALALLLATWFGQEKLSALRTGDLAIAGGLLLLPFLLIARQPDLGSAVTLLPVLGGIAYAAGLRMRLVGYAVLVFILLAPVTWAYGLKDYQRSRVVTFLDPSQDARGAGYQQIQARITVGSGGLTGKGFLNGTQGQYKFLPVAHNDFVYSVLAEEHGFLGVLGTLGLYLFVLLRSLEAARLARDRIGAYLVVGLASCFAFQVIYNIAMSAGLAPVKGLTLPLMSYGGSSMIATLMSFGFILNVRMRRFAN, via the coding sequence ATGTTCGAACAACGCCTCTACAAGCACCTCGACTGGTTCCTGTTCGGCGCGGTGCTTCTGCTGTGCGCGGTCGGGCTGCTGATGATCTACAGCACCACCTACGATCCGATCCGCGAGCGGGTCGGCCGCGAGTTCTACACGCAGTTGTCGGCCTGCGGCATCGGCCTGGTGGCGATGGCGCTGGTGCTGCTGATCGACTACCGCACGCTGTCGGAGTACGCGCCGGTGTTCTACGTCGGCGTCGCCGTGCTGCTGCTCTACGTGCTCTTCTTCGGTGTCGTGGCGGGCGGGTCGCGACGCTGGATCTCGCTGGTCGTCTTCAACCTGCAGCCGTCGGAGTTCGCCAAGGCGGCGCTGGCGCTCCTGCTGGCCACGTGGTTCGGCCAGGAGAAGCTGTCGGCGCTCCGCACCGGCGACCTCGCGATCGCCGGCGGGTTGCTCCTCCTGCCCTTCCTCCTCATCGCACGCCAGCCCGACCTCGGATCCGCGGTGACGCTGCTGCCGGTCCTCGGCGGCATCGCCTACGCGGCGGGCCTGCGCATGCGCCTGGTCGGTTACGCCGTCCTGGTGTTCATCCTGCTCGCGCCCGTCACCTGGGCGTACGGCCTGAAGGACTACCAGCGATCGCGCGTCGTCACGTTCCTGGATCCCTCGCAGGATGCCCGCGGCGCGGGCTACCAGCAGATCCAGGCCCGCATCACCGTGGGGTCGGGCGGCCTCACGGGCAAGGGGTTCCTCAACGGCACACAGGGCCAGTACAAGTTCCTGCCGGTCGCCCACAACGACTTCGTCTACTCCGTGCTCGCCGAGGAGCACGGCTTCCTGGGGGTGCTGGGCACCCTCGGGCTGTACCTGTTCGTGCTGCTCCGCTCGCTGGAGGCGGCGCGGCTCGCCCGAGACCGCATCGGGGCCTACCTGGTGGTAGGCCTGGCCTCGTGCTTTGCCTTCCAGGTGATTTACAACATCGCGATGTCGGCCGGCCTCGCGCCGGTCAAGGGCCTCACCTTGCCCCTGATGAGCTACGGCGGCTCGTCGATGATCGCCACGCTCATGAGCTTCGGCTTCATCCTCAACGTGAGGATGCGGCGGTTCGCCAATTGA
- the mrdA gene encoding penicillin-binding protein 2, translated as MIAEERLNLPLRLRVLQWSLAAVFLVLAIAFWYFQVARHQQFLEMAENNHQRALPLQAPRGVLFDRRGAVLVENRYAFNISIVREQVSDLARTTRLVAQLTGTPIESISEALERSKRLPTYRPTVVIRNVTEAQIAAVAAHRLELPGVIVEKTPTRRYPSESMAAHLIGYVGEVTDAQLARPEYREIPGGAIVGQAGVEQTYNPLLMGSDGARHVVVNSRGREIDVLGEEEPVEGRRLQLTIDADVQRAAEEAFRHYGFRGAAIALAPRSGEVLALSSLPAYDPNAFAAGIGRAEWNGLLTDPLRPLNNRAIQGRYSPGSTFKIAVAVAGLQEHVITPDTRIFCGGGASFYGRFFKCHKAGGHGSVAMREAIEKSCNVYFYTLGNILGVDRIHKWATALGLGEMSGIDLPHETRGIIPSTAWKKQRTGEKWYAGETISVSIGQGQVSVTPISLAVMMASVANGGTRIVPHLVRAVDNGKGWEQLPAPEGQHELGMEPANVDVVREGLWMVVNGAGTGGRGRIVGYDVGGKTGTAQVISNQGKARAKGDRDLRDHGWFVFFAPAKNPTIAGVVFAEHSEHGFNAAPIAKFMMETWFAKEEGRPLPTLGPPPAGTPGAAGTTVVAQRPAPPRTPAAPVAATPSTPTHASTGGAR; from the coding sequence ATGATCGCCGAGGAACGCCTGAACCTGCCGTTGCGCCTGCGCGTGCTCCAGTGGAGCCTCGCCGCGGTGTTCCTCGTGCTGGCGATCGCGTTCTGGTACTTCCAGGTCGCCCGGCACCAGCAGTTCCTCGAGATGGCGGAGAACAACCACCAGCGCGCGCTGCCCCTGCAGGCGCCGCGTGGGGTGCTCTTCGACCGGCGCGGCGCCGTCCTCGTCGAGAACCGCTACGCCTTCAACATCTCCATCGTCCGCGAGCAGGTGTCCGACCTGGCGCGCACCACCCGCCTGGTCGCGCAGTTGACCGGCACGCCCATCGAGTCGATCAGCGAGGCCCTCGAGCGCAGCAAGCGGCTGCCGACCTACCGGCCGACGGTGGTGATTCGCAACGTCACCGAGGCGCAGATTGCCGCCGTCGCCGCCCACCGCCTCGAGTTGCCCGGCGTGATCGTCGAGAAGACGCCGACCCGCCGCTACCCGTCCGAGTCGATGGCCGCGCACCTGATCGGGTACGTCGGCGAGGTCACCGACGCGCAACTGGCGCGCCCCGAGTATCGCGAGATCCCGGGCGGCGCCATCGTCGGGCAGGCCGGCGTCGAGCAGACCTACAACCCGTTGCTGATGGGCAGCGACGGCGCGCGTCACGTGGTCGTCAACAGCCGCGGCCGCGAGATCGACGTGCTCGGCGAAGAGGAGCCGGTCGAAGGCCGTCGCCTGCAACTGACCATCGACGCCGACGTGCAGCGCGCCGCCGAGGAGGCCTTCCGTCACTACGGGTTCCGCGGCGCCGCGATCGCCCTGGCGCCCAGGTCCGGCGAGGTCCTCGCGCTCTCGAGCCTGCCGGCCTACGACCCGAACGCCTTCGCGGCCGGCATCGGCCGCGCCGAGTGGAACGGCCTGCTCACCGACCCGCTGCGCCCGCTGAACAACCGGGCGATCCAGGGCCGGTACTCGCCCGGGTCGACCTTCAAGATCGCCGTCGCGGTGGCCGGGTTGCAGGAACACGTGATCACTCCCGACACGCGGATCTTCTGCGGCGGTGGCGCCTCGTTCTACGGACGGTTCTTCAAGTGCCACAAGGCCGGTGGTCACGGGTCGGTCGCGATGCGGGAGGCGATCGAGAAGTCCTGCAACGTGTACTTCTACACGCTGGGCAACATCCTCGGCGTCGACCGGATCCACAAGTGGGCGACCGCGCTCGGCCTCGGCGAGATGAGCGGCATCGACCTGCCGCACGAGACCCGGGGCATCATCCCGTCGACGGCGTGGAAGAAGCAGCGCACCGGCGAGAAGTGGTACGCGGGCGAGACGATCTCGGTGTCGATCGGGCAGGGGCAGGTGTCGGTGACGCCGATCTCGCTGGCCGTGATGATGGCCTCGGTGGCCAACGGCGGCACGCGCATCGTGCCGCACCTGGTGCGCGCGGTCGACAACGGGAAGGGCTGGGAGCAGTTGCCCGCCCCGGAAGGCCAGCACGAACTGGGGATGGAGCCGGCCAACGTCGACGTCGTCCGCGAAGGCCTGTGGATGGTCGTCAACGGCGCGGGCACCGGCGGCCGCGGCCGGATCGTCGGCTACGACGTGGGCGGCAAGACGGGGACCGCGCAGGTGATCTCGAACCAGGGGAAGGCGCGCGCCAAGGGCGACCGCGACCTGCGCGACCATGGCTGGTTCGTGTTCTTCGCCCCGGCGAAGAACCCGACGATTGCCGGCGTGGTCTTCGCCGAGCACTCCGAGCACGGCTTCAACGCCGCGCCGATCGCCAAGTTCATGATGGAGACGTGGTTCGCCAAGGAGGAGGGCCGCCCGCTGCCCACCCTCGGCCCACCACCGGCCGGCACGCCCGGCGCTGCCGGCACCACCGTGGTGGCGCAGCGCCCCGCCCCGCCGCGGACTCCGGCTGCACCCGTGGCCGCGACGCCGAGCACCCCCACGCACGCCTCGACGGGAGGCGCGCGATGA
- a CDS encoding MGMT family protein has protein sequence MPRGLGAAPDRRAGRRQAPPAAVGDKSFAARVHDAVRAIPPGRVATYGDVAAAAGRPRAARAVGTLMANGTPRQLPAHRVVAAGGALGGYGGHESEKAALLRAEGIIVVGRRIRNFTAVRWEP, from the coding sequence GTGCCGAGAGGTCTAGGTGCCGCCCCTGACCGGCGCGCAGGACGGCGGCAGGCGCCCCCTGCCGCGGTCGGCGACAAGTCGTTCGCGGCCCGGGTCCACGACGCGGTGCGCGCCATCCCGCCGGGGCGCGTGGCGACGTATGGCGACGTGGCCGCGGCGGCCGGCCGGCCACGAGCCGCACGGGCCGTCGGCACCCTGATGGCCAACGGCACGCCGCGCCAGCTCCCCGCCCACCGGGTCGTCGCCGCCGGCGGCGCCCTGGGTGGCTACGGCGGCCACGAATCGGAGAAGGCTGCCCTCCTCCGCGCCGAAGGCATCATCGTCGTCGGCCGACGCATCAGGAACTTCACAGCCGTCCGCTGGGAACCGTAG
- a CDS encoding DUF4097 family beta strand repeat-containing protein, translated as MTGIWRGLMYAGVLAASQLGPIGAVSALEAAPLLTSAGPEQPAPPPPPPPAHPTPRSRVEAREAHAARQAAERASWVEAEAPIVRAFRGGEGVTLDLMNMIGDVVVVGGGKGREGKLSIVRRVQGRGPDTEALLKSLEIDVNEHANRVEVRTRLPRTESEGRWRARVRTDYEVALPAGTALELKNMKGNVKVTNVAGDVRVEAYAGDVVAEALSRVRLLRSMSGSVMLSRSIVDGEATLQTVSGDVLASGVKASSLTLGSVSGNVEVRDSSSDRTLVRTVSGDIEFAGAPRRAGRYEFKTHGGDILVVAPSSSGFEFEASTFRGDVRSDLASVPADASEGARQVRGTVGDGSAFFELTSFTGDIRVMKKAPVR; from the coding sequence ATGACCGGGATCTGGCGAGGACTGATGTATGCGGGGGTGCTGGCGGCGAGCCAGCTGGGCCCCATCGGGGCGGTCAGCGCCCTCGAGGCGGCGCCGCTGCTGACCAGCGCCGGGCCCGAGCAGCCGGCCCCTCCGCCCCCGCCACCGCCCGCCCACCCGACGCCACGGTCGCGGGTCGAGGCTCGCGAGGCCCACGCCGCGCGTCAGGCGGCCGAGCGGGCGAGTTGGGTGGAGGCCGAGGCGCCGATCGTGCGCGCGTTCCGCGGCGGCGAGGGCGTCACCCTCGACCTGATGAACATGATCGGCGACGTGGTGGTGGTCGGCGGCGGCAAGGGACGCGAGGGCAAGCTGTCGATCGTCCGCCGGGTGCAGGGGCGGGGGCCGGACACCGAGGCGCTGCTGAAGTCGCTCGAGATCGACGTCAACGAGCACGCCAACCGGGTCGAGGTGCGCACGCGGCTGCCGCGAACCGAGTCCGAAGGCCGCTGGCGCGCCCGGGTGCGGACCGATTACGAGGTGGCGCTGCCCGCGGGCACGGCCCTCGAGCTCAAGAACATGAAGGGGAACGTGAAGGTCACCAACGTCGCCGGTGACGTGCGGGTGGAAGCCTATGCGGGCGACGTGGTGGCCGAGGCGCTGTCGCGCGTCCGCCTGCTGCGCAGCATGTCGGGCAGCGTGATGCTGTCGCGCAGCATCGTGGACGGCGAGGCCACCCTGCAGACCGTGAGCGGGGATGTGCTCGCGTCCGGCGTGAAGGCCTCCTCGCTCACGCTCGGCTCGGTGAGCGGCAACGTCGAGGTTCGGGATTCCTCATCGGATCGCACGCTGGTCCGGACCGTCAGCGGCGACATCGAGTTTGCCGGCGCGCCCCGCCGGGCCGGGCGATACGAGTTCAAGACCCACGGCGGCGACATCCTGGTGGTGGCACCGTCGTCGTCGGGCTTCGAATTCGAGGCGAGCACCTTCCGCGGCGACGTGCGGTCGGATCTGGCCAGCGTGCCGGCCGACGCCTCGGAGGGAGCGCGGCAGGTGCGGGGGACCGTGGGCGACGGTTCGGCCTTCTTCGAGCTCACCAGCTTCACCGGCGACATCCGCGTCATGAAGAAGGCGCCCGTCCGCTGA
- a CDS encoding Rne/Rng family ribonuclease: protein MTKEMIVSANDRETAVAILEDDQVVEFFIERERQQGVVGNVYKGRVSKVLPGMQSSFIDLGLERDGFLYVSDVITPAEALEDDPDEPTTAADHAAADAAEDGIEAAGEVSAEASAQAAQKGGDRRQRLERAAQPNIEDLLKEGQDVLVQVVKEPIGTKGARITSHVTIPGRFLVFMPTVDHIGVSRKIESREERARLRGIVKQFREAHGFNGGVIIRTAAASRPDADILGDLEYFHQVWKEIKHKSETQRSPAVIYREQSLVAKLLRDLLTDEFSVIRIDSPEEHRRVTSLIERIMPAMLPRVKLYTRDFPIFEEYGVRTEIDKALRSKVWLKSGGYIVINQTEALVAIDVNTGRYVGKKTTGRLEDTILKTNLEAVKEIVRQLRLRDMGGIVVLDFIDMEDKKNRQKVFQTLEQELRRDRAPSKAIQVSDFGLIIITRKRVKQSLERLMTDTCPYCSGSGTIKSSATVCQEILNEMRKVGHDMDGNGVLLRVNPEIADALQGEERGVLREVEQVVGRRVTVRPDAHLHHEQFDVMSL, encoded by the coding sequence ATGACCAAGGAGATGATCGTCTCCGCGAACGACCGCGAAACCGCGGTCGCGATTCTCGAGGACGACCAGGTCGTCGAGTTCTTCATCGAGCGGGAGCGCCAGCAGGGCGTCGTCGGCAACGTCTACAAGGGCCGGGTGTCGAAGGTACTGCCCGGCATGCAGTCGTCGTTCATCGACCTCGGCCTCGAGCGTGACGGGTTCCTCTACGTCTCGGACGTGATCACGCCGGCCGAGGCGCTCGAGGACGACCCCGACGAGCCGACGACGGCCGCCGACCACGCCGCGGCGGATGCCGCCGAGGACGGCATCGAGGCGGCCGGCGAGGTCAGCGCCGAGGCCAGCGCGCAGGCCGCGCAAAAGGGCGGCGACCGCCGGCAGCGGCTCGAACGTGCCGCGCAGCCCAACATCGAGGACCTGCTGAAGGAAGGGCAGGACGTCCTCGTGCAGGTGGTCAAGGAGCCCATCGGCACCAAGGGCGCCCGCATCACCTCGCACGTCACCATCCCCGGGCGGTTCCTGGTGTTCATGCCGACCGTCGATCACATCGGCGTGTCGCGCAAGATCGAGTCGCGCGAGGAGCGGGCCCGCCTGCGCGGCATCGTCAAGCAGTTCCGCGAGGCGCACGGCTTCAACGGCGGCGTCATCATCCGCACGGCGGCCGCCAGCCGCCCCGACGCCGACATCCTCGGCGATCTCGAGTACTTCCACCAGGTGTGGAAGGAGATCAAGCACAAGTCGGAGACGCAGCGCTCGCCGGCCGTCATCTACCGCGAGCAGAGCCTGGTCGCCAAGCTGCTGCGCGACCTGTTGACCGACGAGTTCAGCGTCATCCGCATCGACTCGCCCGAGGAACACCGCCGCGTCACGTCGCTCATCGAGCGGATCATGCCGGCGATGCTGCCGCGCGTGAAGCTGTACACGCGCGACTTCCCGATCTTCGAGGAATACGGCGTCCGCACCGAGATCGACAAGGCGCTGCGCAGCAAGGTGTGGCTCAAGTCGGGCGGCTACATCGTCATCAACCAGACCGAGGCGCTCGTCGCCATCGACGTCAACACCGGCCGCTACGTCGGCAAGAAGACCACCGGTCGGCTCGAGGACACGATCCTCAAGACCAACCTCGAGGCGGTGAAGGAGATCGTGCGGCAGCTGCGCCTGCGCGACATGGGCGGCATCGTCGTCCTCGACTTCATCGACATGGAGGACAAGAAGAACCGTCAGAAGGTCTTCCAGACGCTCGAGCAGGAGCTGCGCCGCGACCGCGCGCCGAGCAAGGCGATCCAGGTCTCCGACTTCGGGCTCATCATCATCACGCGCAAGCGCGTCAAGCAGAGCCTGGAGCGCCTGATGACCGACACGTGCCCGTACTGCTCGGGCAGCGGCACGATCAAGTCGAGCGCGACGGTGTGCCAGGAGATCCTCAACGAGATGCGCAAGGTGGGCCACGACATGGACGGCAACGGCGTGCTGCTGCGCGTGAACCCCGAGATCGCCGACGCGTTGCAGGGCGAGGAACGCGGCGTGCTGCGCGAGGTGGAACAGGTGGTCGGCCGTCGCGTGACCGTGCGGCCCGACGCGCACCTGCACCACGAGCAGTTCGACGTGATGAGCCTCTGA
- a CDS encoding helix-hairpin-helix domain-containing protein gives MKSGQPVHRAAVMLGLAWTVSVAWTSAPAAAPATMTAVGQVTQPADPPEQFKRTCIKCHTSDRVVQGRRFRNQWEELIEQMIARGAVVADEDYDVVIGYLVGEFGRVNVNSASAAELAEVLHLPPADADAIVAARKAAGKFADFEALIAAPGVPVDALKARRDAMVF, from the coding sequence ATGAAGAGCGGCCAGCCGGTGCACAGGGCGGCCGTGATGCTGGGTCTGGCCTGGACGGTCTCGGTGGCGTGGACGTCGGCGCCCGCCGCCGCGCCCGCGACGATGACCGCCGTCGGCCAGGTCACGCAACCCGCCGATCCTCCGGAGCAGTTCAAGCGCACGTGCATCAAGTGCCACACCTCGGACCGCGTGGTGCAGGGCCGTCGCTTCCGCAATCAGTGGGAAGAGCTCATCGAGCAGATGATCGCGCGTGGCGCCGTCGTCGCCGACGAGGACTACGACGTCGTCATCGGCTACCTGGTGGGCGAGTTCGGGCGGGTGAACGTGAACTCCGCGTCGGCAGCAGAACTGGCCGAGGTGCTCCACCTGCCGCCCGCCGACGCCGATGCCATCGTCGCCGCGCGGAAGGCGGCGGGGAAGTTCGCGGACTTCGAGGCGCTGATCGCCGCGCCAGGCGTTCCTGTGGACGCCCTGAAGGCCCGACGCGACGCGATGGTGTTCTGA